Part of the Vigna angularis cultivar LongXiaoDou No.4 chromosome 1, ASM1680809v1, whole genome shotgun sequence genome, atgaaatcattttttaaaattagctATTTATTCACATTTTAGTGATTAAATCTGTATTTAAACCATTGAAAACATAGTTTTAGATGATGCACTTCTTACCAAaacttaaacttttttatattttttgattgATGAATTACTCTGTTTTCTGAACGAACAATTAAaggtaatatttaaattaagattaaatgCTAGAATGTGGAGTTATTGGTGGAAGCACGTAGTAACTTTTTCTAGGAGGTGTTGGATTAGAGAGATttatgtaatacttagaaagttttaagataaaaatgagTGATGTTAACATGAAGGGTTGATTTAAGAATCTTAAAGGAGTTATTGGATTGAAAATGGTCTAAAATGTTAGTTTACCCAAAAAACAATTAACTAAGAAGGCACTTGTTTGACTTGTTTTgatgtttatattatataataacaagGTTGATGCATAGGAAATAGTCCATCCTCCACATAAACTTTGCCCCAACCCAACACTGAAATTGCACTGCTAATTTCTTtgcttcttcctttcttcctcaAACACTCTTCACTCATTGTCAAAACTAAGACCAATTTCTAAATGAAGGTCAGATTTCCTAATCTTATTGAAAGTTCAGTTCCTTATGCACTTCATATGTTATATCTTTTGTTTCTCTCTaatgttatatgtttttatttttgttttgccTTTCATAAGTTTGTGTCCCTTTCTCATCATTCTTCCTTTAAACAAGAATGATCACTTCAATATACCCATTTTCTAACTTGTttcatacatattttatttaaaggcTATCATACTTGATGCAGATTATTGTATACTGTACCATACTGCATATGTCAGTCACAATATAATTTCACATCTCATCTTTCCCTAGCTTATACAAacacagaaaaagaaaagagctTAAACATGCTTTAATCTTAATTGGTGATTATTGTTACGAGCTTAAACCTagattttgttgttttgttttgttgcaGAAAGTAGTGGTGAAATTGGATTTGCACGATGAAAAAGCAAAGCAGAAGGCCATGAAATCGGTTTCTAGCCTGCCAGGTACTGATTTAAGATCTTACTTTGGTAGCTTATGggtttaaattataattttgataatattagaaaaaatcaTCTAAGTTCTCCCTTTTAATGCAATTTCTAACTGTAGGGATTGGACCATTAGGATgcattcaatatatataaatattgatttggAACAATTTTTCCCATTAATTAGTGAGAATGGCTTTCAACAAAGCATGTTGCCAATATAAAAGGAAAAGGGGATAATCCAGGAATGGACGTTTATTTTGTTTCTACTTGCCACTCAGAACAAAAACAGTGAACCTTAATTAGTAAAATGGACGGCTTAAAGTtgtttcttaattataaattccttaaaacattgtttagtttttaaatttttgtattatgaTCCATGTCGTGATGATGTAGCTAACgaagatttttaaaaaagaagagGTTTGATGGTCGTGAAATGCAGAGAATAAATGAGAGAATTTGTGATGATAggataattaaaatatgcagGTATTGATTCGATCTCGATGGACATGAAGGAGAAGAAACTGACTGTAGTGGGAGACGTAGACCCTGTGAGTGTGGTGAGCAAATTGAGAAAAAGTTGGCACACAGAAATTGTAACTGTTGGGCCGGCAAAAGAGgcagagaagaagaaagatgaagagaagaaagacGATAACAAGAAGAAAGATgatgagaagaagaaagatcCAAATCAACAGATTGAGGAGCTTGTCAAAATCTACAAAGCAAACAATCCCCACATGCCAACATACTATTATGTTCAGAGTGCTGAAGAGAACCCTAATGCTTGTGCTATTTCTTGACTCACACTCATGAAAGCTTtgtgtaaattatattttcgGAGTATCCATTCAGACATCCTAGAGGATTACGAGGTACCAAAACAGGCTATGGAGGTTTTCAATGAATAAATCAACTGATGTTTGTATTGTGGGAATATTCATCATTATTCTGATATCTGATACCACTTTAGAAAATTCTGTCAATCCAGACTTTCTTGTTATTAAAGATATAAATCTTACAAAAGAATAaacatcataaaattaaataatatataaggacCGTTAATCTAttgtgttaaaattttatattgaatgtAATGTTAATAACGTGAACTAAGTTTAtggtttatttgttttaaaaaaacatgtaatgtatttctttcatgagagaAGGAAATTGGATGATTTATACATCGTTGAAAAGTTCTTTGGGATAAGGTTGAATTGTGGAACACAGTCTTTTATGATCGAGATGTGATGACGATGTtaaggttgtttttttttttatattcagaaaagattaaaatattgacTCGTGGCTTTTGGTTTTGGGCCAAAACCAGTGGCCAAATTAATATGGAGAGTTAGCATGCGGTTGAAAGCGTGTCTCCTTGATTATGAAGTTTATGGTAGAGTTGTCACAACAACCCAAGGTAACTTCAAATACTCAATCAAAATCTTTAGTCGGTTTAGTTTGAGAAAACGtttttaattagattatatatatatatatatatatatatatatatatatatatatattcttttttctcAAAACGTCTTAAAAATGTATCTTTTATCACTAATTAAAACTTGATAATTTTTAGTCCCTTGATTGATTCTCCATCAATGGGTCTTGTCATTTTCTTGATGTAACAATTTTATCtgattaaatataataacaactCACAATTCAGCTACTCCCACATCGTCTAGAAGTTTTACAatgcatatttaaaaaaaaattgcgtTTTTAATCACTAATTTATTAACCTTAAATTGATAATGTCGAATTAGATGTGggaattaaattagaaaaattagaaattattatttcttcAAACTTCTTAACATAACAAGATACATAATTGTATTATCAATTACATGGAAAAAATGATAACCCTAGAAAATGGAAAACCGAGCAAACAATAAAGGTGAATGAGAAAGAGTAAGAGTATGGTATGTTCTAAATAAATTCCAATGATAATcctaaaatcataaaatttgtttgtataAAAGTAGcctaaaacataataattttagCATCAAAGTAGGTGGTGAAGCTAGTGACTCTTCCCGTGTATTAGGAGGTATGTAAAAATCATTGAGGCATTGCAGTGCAGTGCCTTACTGTCGGCTCCAATGCATAATAccaaatattaattgaaaaggTTTGTTCTAATTTGTTGGTCGGTTTTAAATTCTTGATGTTGACAAACCACCACCTATGACATGCAGAATCACTATAAATCTATCATCAAGACAAAACATatcacaataaaatatagaaagataaacaaataaaaaagatggttttttgtttgtatataatttaaagataaactttttaaatttgtactcttgaaacaataaattaatatctaaacTAATAAATCATGagcatattttcaaatatttcacCTTCTGATACCTTCTTTGTAATTAGATAATATGAtacatatacaaaaaaaaattacattcatttcatacttttttttttaccttttcttttttaagaaaatataaaaatttatttttttataattattttactcttgtcaacataaaagtattttataacAAGTCTCTTTCCCCTTGTAAAActttaatttgaatttcaaGTGTTTAAATCtaacttctttttcttgtatCTTCGTTTACTTATAACAATTACTGTTGTTTTTCTCCACTTtaatctttttttctattttattttctttttcaaagctTCTTGAAAAactcttgaatcttgattttttattatagtttgtCCAACTATCGACAGTCCACCAAGAATTACTTGAAGTATTTGTTGCGATAAAATAATGCATCtacagatatatatatatatatatatatatatatatatatatatatatatatatatatatatatatatatatatatatatatggatcaATAGAAAAACTAAAAGATTTTCTTACCTACAGATGTAATAAAAGATTTTCTTGTAGTTCTTTATATTATAACATGTAAATATGTTAACATGTAAACTGGTTAACAATTAAATAAGCCAAAAAGTTAAGAAGGTCAGTAGACCTAATtataaaacacaaaattaataaGTTTCTTTTAAggtcaaatttattttatttaattattctttttaaaagttgaaatataatttttttattaaacgaATCAAAGTTAAATCAAACCTTAAACGAATCAAGTAGAAATAATAATGTGGTTTGATCGGTCTCATTTTAACATTTTGGCATTTGGTCCCACACAAAATAGGTTAGAGTAGAACAACTTGTATaaaaattgtgaattaattttattagtttgtcATATGTAATAATTGGGTTGCGGATATATGACTTAGTTTGCATaaacaaaatcttaaaaaaaaaaactacgtacatgttacaatatattttaaatgtttcacAGATTGAGTTTacaattgataataaaattacaataagttaaataaacacaaaaatacaaacacattaaataaatgtgttaaaattaaatatctcgtgaacaagaaaatatatatataaaaaaaaggttattgTTTAAACTGTTAAAAAACTATAGTCATTAAACATCTTGTATTGACTTCAAAAAGTACCattgttgtttttctatttcaataACACTGGATGCAGTATTGGAAGAACTTTCGTCTTCCAATTTTTTCTAACTATAATCTTTTCTATTATTATCTACATACATTTAAATAATGTGAATGAatgagtttaaaataaaaatatgatcagttaacaatattttattacaaagaGCAAACTTTTTGTTTCCAACTAAAAGTACATATAATTGTTTTCACATTTCAAACAAGTGTTGATTCTTATACTTCTGAAGGAtccaaaaacaaataataaatgcaaACAAGTTGAGAATAAacatattagttttttttatttcaagttcATGGTTTTGAAAAAACGGTGCTtgaaattgtaatttataaCTTTAACATAGACAGACATTTTAATAGTTAAGTTGTAATAGTTTTCAGCGTCAAAGATGATAATTTGACTGAAATATTTCTCATTGTTTTAATCCAAAtagtttatataatatttgacaTTTTGAAAGGTCTCTCAAGTAAAGACCCCGTTCCTATAATATTGTAATATGAAAgggaaaaacaaacaaaatatatatatatatatatatatatatatatatatatatatatatatatatatataagttgttaagttagaaaaaaaaaagctatttaaattatattttaaaaaatatttaagtatattataaatttgagtattttaCATTGAgttgtataaaaaaattcattctatTAAGtacttgaaatattttataatattttgtttaagtattttacaatttatttttgttgtgatgACGTGAGGGATATTTTCATTTATCCATCTCCAACTATTTACTTACTCCTTCCTTTTCCAACATATAGggtaattatcttttattagcAAGTTGAGGGATATTAACAAGCTACAGAGCAAATTTATTGGCAAGTTagaaataaacttaattaatgTATAATGTGACGTAAATGGATTCAAAACAAAGAGGGTTATTTGTGTATAGATTGATCAACAAAAAGACATTCTGTTAGATTTAGGTGCAGATTTTGATAATCACGAGAAGTAAAAGGAATTATAAATTCCATAATTACGTTAAAGATGCTTGAAGTGTTGTAGGTAAAGCCTGTTTATTATTGAGATGACACAGTCATCAAATGTGTCATCCATATTATAATAATCAGCCATTTAAATGCAAAATAGCTTAGGTCATCCCTCCTGTATCATCTAATATTTTACCACGGTTTGCTTTCAGTACTGTATACAAGTGTGTCATTCTGTATGCCATTGAACCAATCTCTAGCTAATCTTCGGTTTCTTAATAAAACCATTCTTAATTGCTATTTCCAAGACAATAATTTTATCTGATTTGATCAAAATTGACTGTTTCCAAGTATACATGTGTTGTCTCATTGTTCTGTACTCTGCAGTGGTTGATCAAAGGAGCTAcctattattttaaagttgtaATATCAAAAGGTATAACCTTGAATACAACGAAAAAGGGGAcatgcttttcttcttctttttaaagtaaaaatctCCTTTCTTGTAAAAGGCTTGATTGTTAGACTCTTTATTTTATGAGTTTCACTCTTCTGGGACATTAACACGAATTACACTTTAATTTATTCTAATGAAATGAACTTTTGGGAATGGTTTTTGTCTAATAGTTTAACAGCATCATCAGCCTTTAGTTTTAAACTTGTTATCAGCTTTGAGATTTTAAGATATGAATTTGAGTGTGAAGTTCCAAAATCAATATCCaagatgttaatttttcttttcattttatgtaGACTTACAATTGAACTGGCTATTGGTGACATCGAAAGTTGCTTAAAGAAGAAAAGTATTCCTGAGATTGAAGTGAGGATCTCTAACGAGAAGAGGACATAACTCacctattattttatttatcatattttgatTTGTGGAACTTCCGACAAATGTTTGAGGTAGTAATCTTTTACCTGCCATGCATTATTCAAATTCTCGTTTTTGACTTTGACAAATGAAGTGGAGGAAAAAACGTAGTCTTTGTACGAAATGGAAATGAATTTGAAGACCTACATTAACAATTTATTCATAATTGAAAGTTACAATTTCAGTAGCAGATTACAGACATCTTTTGGACTCTTTTGATAAACCAATAACATTACAGAATCTATAAACTTTTTTCACCTTGAACCTTTGGtaagtgaaaaaagaaaaaa contains:
- the LOC108347283 gene encoding heavy metal-associated isoprenylated plant protein 39, coding for MKKVVVKLDLHDEKAKQKAMKSVSSLPGIDSISMDMKEKKLTVVGDVDPVSVVSKLRKSWHTEIVTVGPAKEAEKKKDEEKKDDNKKKDDEKKKDPNQQIEELVKIYKANNPHMPTYYYVQSAEENPNACAIS